The stretch of DNA ATGGTTGCTTTCCAATGCTCAGACGtggcatgcatcaaccaatgattGCGTGCCACGTCCAAAAACAAGACCTCAACCATGTTTGAGTTTATTGGATATTGACCATGTTAAGATCCTGTTTAAATGTTTTGCAGCATTCCAACAGATGGCACTGTGGGCTTCTGATTTGATCCCAAACGTTGAAATATAGAAAAGTGTTGGATTTTTGCCACTGCTACAGTATTGTTGCATTTCCAATCAAGGAAATATGGTTGTGTAATATATTATAGCATTTGTTAAAAAGACATGTGAAATATATAAACAGATTGTGACATATGTCACATTTTTATTGTCGACATTCCCGGAAGCGACATTAAAAAATGCTGGGTTTTGTTAACGTCTGAAATATATGTATCTGTTTATCATGTTGTTTATGTCATTTTTATTACCAGGTCATCTTCAGACTTTAAAAGGAGATGAAGTTGGGTAATATTGGAGCACTACTTCCTCTTTAAAAGGCTGTAACTGCAGCACCTCCCCTTTTATTCAGAGGATGATGTCATCCGGGAGTCGCTCagagtgttttttttcttctcctgctctatcgctctctcttcgCATTTGCGCTCTCCATTAGTGAGGTGACAGGatacttctctgtctctccatattttctctctttctcgctccccctctctctcttcctcctcagctTCCTCTAACAGCAGGGATGTAGTCCTCTGCCTCTTTCAAACTTCAGCACCTGCGATGCTGTGAACTCCTTGGTGACCTCTATTGATTCTATTGAGACCTTTTTTGTCTCTCGCTCCTTACTGAGATATTTTGCTGCACTTGTTTGAGAGGATCTAAGAGGACCCTTATTGGGTTTGGAAGGTGTTTGATTTCTTTCTATACCCTGGTGGAACTACAGGACCATGGCCATGAAGGAGACCATTCTGCCCATCAGCGAGGTGTCTGGCCCGGCCCCGTTGCCCTACCCGGAGGTAGTGGAGCTCAACGTGGGCGGCCAGGTGTATGTCACGAAGCGCTCCACCCTGGTCAGCGTGCCTGACACCACCCTGCACGCCATGTTCACCCGGTGCCCGCCACGGGAGCTGCCAAGGGACAGCCGCGGGCGCTTCTTTATCGACCGCGATGGATTTCTGTTCCGCTACGTGCTGGACTTCCTGCGAGACCGCCAGCTGGTGCTGCCCGACCACTTCCCTGAACGTGAGCGCCTGCAGAGGGAAGCCGAGCACTTCCAGCTGGGCGAACTGCTGCGCCTCCTGGGGCCCCGGGTGGGTTCCAAGCAGGGCTCCATGAATGATGAAGGCTGCCACAGCGATATTGAGGAGAGCTCACAAAGCAGTGAGTACCCCACAGGTCGTACCTTGACTTCCTCGGACAAGAGGTCAGGGTTCATCACCATCGGCTACAGGGGATCCTACACCACGGTGCGGGACAACCAAGCCGATGCCAAGTTCCGACGCGTGGCCAGGATCATGGTGTGTGGACGCATCGCTCTGGCCAAAGAGGTGTTTGGGGAAACACTGAACGAGAGCCGGGACCCAGACCGGCCACCGGAGAAGTACACGTCAAGGTTTTACCTCAAGTTCACCTACTTGGAGCAGGCATTTGACCGGCTTTCTGAGGCGGGCTTTACAATGGTGGCTTGTAATTCCACGGGAACAGCCGCTTTTGTCAACCAGTACAGGGACGACAAAATCTGGAGCAGCTATACGGAGTACATCTTCTTCAGTAAGTGCAATATGACTTCTCACGCATTCACTAGCATACATTTTGGAAAAGTGGGTCCAACATGTTTTGTCAGGTTTTAGTATTGTGTCAAATTTCGCTTCGCAAGTGAAATGATTGAATGGATTATTTGCCTACCTATTTTGACTTGGATTGAATACATTTTCCTCTACGGGGTTCAAAGTAATCATTACCAGCTTCTTCACTTTCCTTTAGAACATCCTCCCTGTTCCTCTAATCAGATTTTGACATGTTTTCCAAATCACAATAGATGGGTAAAAGTGAGAATGGATTAGAGAGAAAGGTGTGTAGGACAGTAACAtatagggctctattttaacaaagtCCTAGCACTGGCGGTAGGCTATACGTTCAGGCGATTGTCAgaaatatttttgctattttcacaaCCAGAATTATGGGTGCAATAGTTGACGGTGGCGTGAAAGGCCTGGGTTTTGATTAATAAACAAGTTTTGGGTGTTTCAAGGCTTGAcacctcactggccaatcagaacatgCACCATGGCTAAAAATGTGGTTGCTTCAAGTCGTGTATTTACGGTCTTTTATGTATTGCATTGTCAACAACTCCAATACGAATATTAGTCTGTTAAAGCCAAGTTCGTTGAATTGCCTGCCACATATTTGCTAAATATGTTGAACATATTTGCAGTCACATTATTGTAATTGCATTGCTCAATATGGAAATACATTAATAAACATAGGCTATAGCATTGGGTatgccagaggaggctggtgggaggagctataggaggacatgcTCATTGTAAAGGCTGGATTGGAATAAATGAAACGGTATGAAACAAGTCAAAACAAACATATGTAAGCCACGTTTACATTaaacatttattccattccagccattacaatgagcctgtccccctatagctccttccaccagcctcATCTGGGCTAAGCCCACTGTAAATTGCAGTTTGGACATGCCAAACATAGTCAATAAGCAATATTAAATTCACTAGGG from Salvelinus fontinalis isolate EN_2023a chromosome 29, ASM2944872v1, whole genome shotgun sequence encodes:
- the LOC129827992 gene encoding BTB/POZ domain-containing protein KCTD8-like isoform X2, with the translated sequence MAMKETILPISEVSGPAPLPYPEVVELNVGGQVYVTKRSTLVSVPDTTLHAMFTRCPPRELPRDSRGRFFIDRDGFLFRYVLDFLRDRQLVLPDHFPERERLQREAEHFQLGELLRLLGPRVGSKQGSMNDEGCHSDIEESSQSSEYPTGRTLTSSDKRSGFITIGYRGSYTTVRDNQADAKFRRVARIMVCGRIALAKEVFGETLNESRDPDRPPEKYTSRFYLKFTYLEQAFDRLSEAGFTMVACNSTGTAAFVNQYRDDKIWSSYTEYIFFRADRGLKETAEGAPPYPHQRYSSGEGGELQVPWRTHH
- the LOC129827992 gene encoding BTB/POZ domain-containing protein KCTD8-like isoform X1; this encodes MAMKETILPISEVSGPAPLPYPEVVELNVGGQVYVTKRSTLVSVPDTTLHAMFTRCPPRELPRDSRGRFFIDRDGFLFRYVLDFLRDRQLVLPDHFPERERLQREAEHFQLGELLRLLGPRVGSKQGSMNDEGCHSDIEESSQSSEYPTGRTLTSSDKRSGFITIGYRGSYTTVRDNQADAKFRRVARIMVCGRIALAKEVFGETLNESRDPDRPPEKYTSRFYLKFTYLEQAFDRLSEAGFTMVACNSTGTAAFVNQYRDDKIWSSYTEYIFFRPASKIVSPKQDCEERQKDKLGTDKGSESGTSLNELSTSSSETHSEATSPQDGPNLGGGGGGGSMAPCGALQSVSRQPSTLTLGRSSKKGSSVQWMQLPDRRRNSELFQSLMGREGGLSRKKNTERPSAEEEMKQCIQDFNNIKIPQAFPERKRQWQSELLQKYGL